The following is a genomic window from Labeo rohita strain BAU-BD-2019 chromosome 15, IGBB_LRoh.1.0, whole genome shotgun sequence.
TTTGTCTTTTGTGCAACTAGCTGCTACAGTGAAGTTATTGTTATAGAAGATGAGCACATGTatataagagagagagagtgattattatttttcaacatGGAAGTGGGCTGTTTTATGTTAGTGTaggagacttccagttcattagtcACTGttgggaaataacgagaagtataattaaagtgcagtaaatggtaaaactgtttgcactgcagtgtaatagtgtgttcataattaacatattacattaaaataatatggtaagacacacaagtttgcaatatcaagcagcaaaataagTTGTTTcatgcagctaaaaatagctggaagcaaATTAACCAggcccataaaatttacaaatggctgcacccgctcttacgggaaaaataagtatgtaaaaaaaagatgtaaaaaaaattgactacttttgcaaactagtccttggttttttgctcaatctggaaaaacaTCACTGCAGTGCagttctctggactctctagatcaataattatcaaaaagaaatgttgaaatttaccctttgggaagctataacagggtcattctgaaaaggggcctgtccaaattcaCCCAAAATCCTAAAAAGCCTAAAGAAAATCTTAAAACCTTCACAAAACCTGCAGAGcgcatgcgacaggtgattctaaacaagcacgCAAAGTTTTAAGAGGATCAGACCACAACTGGCACTagaacagtcataaatgttaaaaaacaataatatttctaAGTTTCTaaggatttgccaaaaatgcttttgtaaatcaatgattcaggtggttacaggctagctaaaaatgcataaagtcATACACGTGTAAAGTCATACGAGCTTTTGTCAGTTTCGCACTCttaaaaaaggcaaaagaatGTGCAAGgatattttttggcattttttaaaaagtagtggCATTTTTTAAACTAGTCATTGCCTAGtgtttaaaggaacactccactttttttgaaaatacgctcattttccaactcccctagagttaaacagttgagttttaccgttttcgaatccattcagccgatttCTGGTGTCGTGCCTATTTTCGACCCCcgccaaattattaccccctctcaTTGAAATCGCTACctgattgcctaatcctaacccctcccccacacctaaccctaaacctagcaaTACTAGAGGGGGTAGTAATCTGGCAGGGGTCAGAACTGGGCACAAcaccgggtctggcggtagcactggCGGGAcatgggtggagctggttgctgaaaccacaccCGCCTAGCCCGACGATGGTGACAGCaacggcaatccacctgtcactcatgtggccacgccctaaattaagcagaactttaaggcctaatataatttaaacggaagagttataaaaaaattcacaccctcacagttgacatgaagggctaaattagctatatagaccaaagccactttttgtaccaggctgtaaacatatctttttctgctgtaaagttgggcattttaaaatagggagtctatgggattgactcccttttgcagccagtctctagtggccagtcgatgaattgcagttttaatcacttccgtgttggcttcaagagggagactggaggttgccgcttgggtaaaactcaactgtttctCTCTAgagggagttggacaatgagcttattttcaaaaaagtggagtgttcctttaaggatGTTCCTCTGATGTAAgatcagaaagaaaaaataaagtatatggaTTCAGTAAGGGATTGTTGTCAAGGTTGCACTGAATTATTGAAAATGAATGCTGTCACAGAGCTAATGTTACAtattaaagtgtatttattttatgtatttacttttgCACTATTAAAGAATCCATCCAAGTGACCATTGTTAGCTCAACATCAACTCTAAAGTCACAAGTAATGGCCcgaacaaagacacaaatgacaaacaacaggacaaatacaataaaacaagtaGACAAAGATgaaataaacagtgttttaagtAGAATACAGCAACATTCCTTTATACAAAATGTGCATCCTATAGGTGCAGTTAACActtgagttaaacatttataCTCTAGGCTATTTTACTCGGGAGCATATTACAACTACTAAAGTACTGAATAAGGAttgaatgaaaatgtacttcTGTCACAGTGAATGTACCACTACCATCAAGATCTGCACCTGTTACAAACCAAATGGAAAAGGAAAAActcaacagcaacaacaacaaccattaCTATCAAGGTGGAAGGATCGATAAAGGTTGGTTTGTGTCATAATTTAATGTCATGCAAGCTACCTTGATGGTGAGAGACAAGAGAAAGTAGAAAAAGTTgaatcaattattatttattaatattattaaaattattatgttaattattaaaattctaaaactaAATATGGCCTCATATTTTATAGCATAAAATATCCTTCAGTGATATTGGAGAGCACATCTGAAACTGACATTAACTTATTAGTGTGACTCATTTAAGGAATCTGATTGATAATTTGCATCTCTGTCAATATCCACAAGTTAAACGGAGGAGGAGAAGAGACGCCCAGCTTGATAGTGACACGGATGAAGATGAGGATGATGGTACTAATCTTTGTTCAGCCTttgaaataaatcagcatttattatgtaatgctGATGGTGTTGTACTACAGATGCATAGATCgttgtcttaaaaaaaatgatactgatGTTTCAGAACATATTTTGTAGATGCTGGAACAGAGATTGCTTTTGTGCTGGACGGCTCTGGTAGCATTCATGCTGACGACTTTCAGAGAGCCAAAGACTTCATGTACAATGTCATGTCCAATGTTTGGAACACATGTTTTGATGCAAGTATAAACTAAACACACATTTtgacattatgacacatttttaagcttaatttaaaaggtattttatctaaaaaaaacacttttctctTCAGTGTAACTTTGCAATAGTGCAATATGGCAGTAGGATCAGGACAGAGCTCTCACTACTGGACAATGAGAATGGTGCCAGATCGTTGCAAAAAGTCAAAGAAATACAACAAATTTTCAATCTCACAAAGACCGCCTCAGCTATCCATCATGTCCTGTAAGTTTACAGATTATGATGTGAAATACTAGACATTTTACAACTTAAGTGTTTGATTAGCATACAGCACTTTTGTTGGTGATTAGGGAGCGTGGAGCACAAACTAACACTGGGTTAGGTGTAACACaggtggtttaaatatttccatacatgctagcataaccaaatttacggtatttactagttaccatagcaacactatacagagagAAATGTGTgccaaaagccttttgaagatatcgctgaatatttattttaccatagtaaaagtacatttcatagtaaaaattaatttttcatctcagtttttagtattcatttaaattgaGGCAAacctgctattattttaatctccaatctgttatttatcagtttagatagtttatcaatgattcgcaaaccagcagaagacactaaccagATTTACATTCCATTTGCGCAAATGGGGAAcattgtaacactgcgttacaatctgccctGCTAGtaataaactatgctattctatgaaaTTGGCAaagtaattttcactatttagcTACTTaatattcagaaattattatttcacgaaatgtaaagcattttggctcgtttatgtgtctcgtgttctatgagagctgtgtttagAGGGAGGagagtgtttttctgaatgtctgaaagtgattcatttatttgctcaaattgttttgaactatactgtatagctgtgtgtTGCGATCAGGGCCGAATTGCAATTATTGTGAAACttaaaaattagattatttttaatcattaaaaaaacgtgattaatttatttgaaaaagttaatcattttgttttattgacaaaatatttagtttgtCATATATAGTTTAGTAAAATATACCGCTTAGTAAACAAAgagacatatttgtactagtCAAGTGTGAAATCAAcatggataaaaaaaatcatactctGATCCCCacatggatttacacaaactgagaaattcaaaaagtgttaggttgtccCCCGCGCTCCCCTACATCATGATCTTACTGGTTTCATTGGTTGTTTACAGTACAGATACTTTCCTCCCTGAGAATGGATCAAAAATTAActccaaaaaaattattattgtaatgtcTGACGGAGAAATTTTGGGAGACCCAATGAATCTTACTGATGTTTTGAACATGCCACAAATGAAAGGTGTCACTCGCTATTCAATAGGAGTAAGTGTCCTGTTTACTGTTTATTTCATCAgcattttacataataaatcaataaagttttttaaaaggtGCATCAATTTTTGAGGTTacaaattacagttttattttaatttgtcttgTAGATATATCTAGGTTCACGGTTCTACTAAAAGACTCATATCATCTACATAAAATTCTAAAGTTAatgattttatcatgatttaactGAATAAATCATAAAACCCATACACTTGCAATAACCACTGTTACCTTTAGGTTGGTGACGGCATTCTGACAAAACCTAAAGCAATACAAGAGATGAAAGACATAGCAGATCGTGGCAAATTTTACAATGTTTCCAGTTATGCTGCATTAGATGACATTCTGTCATCACTGCAACAAAGTTTAGTTGGAATTGAAGGTAAGAAGGTTTTCATTAAACATTACGTTGTAATAGAGAAAGGCAGTTTTGTGGATAGTTCCCATGCTAATATCTGACTGGATGAGCTGCTGTAGCCTAGACAAACAGCCATTGTAAAATGAAGCCTTTCTAATAATCAGAACGATAttgcttttatacaacagtttagcGAACTAGAAGTAAATAATTGAGTATAACACAGTAGTTACTTTGTCTTTGTCTGCTTCGCTATTGAACATTGTTATAAACAAAGCCAATGTAGAATCAAGCATTCAATCACTTGCATAAATTATAAAGGAATCGGTTAAGCAAATGTTTCAGAGCCAATTCTTTAGTTCCCAAATGAGTCAGTGTTTTAATGAATTGTTAAGTGGATGAATAATGCTTTACTCATGAAGACAAACACTTTCTAAACCATCTAATGGTTTTTCATGTAATTATCTGACCACTTTGTGTCTTAGGCACTCAGCAAGGTGCGGGATTTCATTTCCAGCTTTCCGAAGCTGGATTCAGCTCCCATTTCATGCAGGACGTAAGTAGGATTTTTAGTTTCTCATAGCTTTTATTTGAGAAACGTACCTTTGGATCAAACACTATTAAGAATGTGTGGATGTTTGCAACTACCTTTCCCAAGATGATTAATTGATATACTAATAagattcatttctttttgttttctgtgtagAATTCTTATCTTTTTGGAGCAGTTGGAGCCTATGACTGGAGTGGTGGAGTCATTTTGCAATCTGATAAAACCGTGAAATTCTTAAATGACTCTAATAATGGACCCAAATTTTCCTATTTAGGTGAGTGataaatggaaaacaaagaGTAAGTCAAAGAAAATGGATTTTTGAAGGGGTTTTTGAGaagttttcacatttatttgggTGAGaatttaaacatctttaaagGAAATGTTTAtgatatgtatgtataaatatatagtgGCATGCAAAattttgggaaccccttgcaaaatctgtgaaaatgtgaataatctTAACAAAATACAAGAGATCATACATGTGCATGCTGTTTTTTAAGTACTGTcctaagtaagatattttacataaaaaacagcatattgtccacaagacaaaaaaatagctaaaattattatcaaaagtttggaatgcttggttcctaatactgtgtgtggttacctggatgatttacgactgttttttttgttttgtcatggttgttcatgagtcccttgtttgttctgaacagttaaattgagcactgttcttcagaaaaatcctccaggtcctgcagattcttaaattttccagcatcttttgcatatttcaaccctttccagcagtgactgtatgattttgagatctatcttttcactctgaggacaattgagggactcaaacacaactattaaaaaaggttcaaacactcactaatgctccagaaggaaacacaatgcactaagggatgaaaactttttgaatttgaagatcaaggtaaatgtacttatttttcttctgggaaacatacaagtatcttctgttaCTTCTGAagatcagtactaaatggaaatatgatatttcaacaaaataagaaaaatttggacatcttcatcctgttcaaaagttttcacccccgggctcttaatgcattgtttctccttctggagcatcagtgaatgtttgaacattttttaatagttgtgcttgagtaaaaagatggatcccaaaatcatacagtcactgctggaaagggttaaaatatgcaaaaatatggaaaacggaagaatctgcaggacctggaggatttgtctgaagaacagtgctcagtgtAACTGTTCAGAgtaaacaaaggactcatgaacaaccatcacaaaacaaaaaaacagtcgtagatcatgcaggtaaccacacacatatatatatagaacatTTTCTTTACATGTAGTTATATCAGTTTCATGTTTGTTGAATCTCCTTCCTGATCACAGGTTACAGTGTCACTTCTGCTAGTGTAAACCAGGGTAAAACACTCTACATATCTGGTGCACCACGGTATAACTTGACTGGTGgagtatttatttttgatgactCAGAACACAAGTATGTGCTTCACGGAGATCAGGTATATGTTAATACTACTGAGATTATCACAGCGGACTGTTTTAAGTTTTGggcactccaaaaaaaaaaaaaaaaaaaaagagtaccAAATTAATTGTAATATGCTATACATATACATGTGCGTTCAtagtaaatgtgaaatatttgattaaaataaaatgtcagcaTGAACTTTTAAAACCACTTAAAcaaagtttttaaacattacagttcaatacatttaaaatgtactttttaaatcatatttttaaagaaactaaTTTAAACCATTTATTGCTGATTGTTTATTTGACACTCAGTCAGTTACAAGCCCCATTATGCATttgttaatgaattatatgatatgacatataaaaataatgaagtaaTGTATAATTGTCATAGGTTGGATCTTACTTTGGATCAGTTCTTTGTGCCTTGGACATTGATAGGGATAAATACACAGATTATCTATTAGTTGGAGCACCACATTTCCATCGAAATGGAGAAGAAGGCAAAGTGCTAGTGTACAGATTTAATCAGGTAAGATCATACTCTCCTTTCAGCTCCTGGATATATGTGGACAGCAGTGTGCagcattaatgtttaatgatttatacactttttaatactGTTATAATACTGGCgttgtttatttttgcactacaaaaaataaacattttgaggaGACagtgcctcccttgcctccttggAGGAAACACCCCTGGTGGACAGTGGTTTAAAGTGATTTGTATCTCATggggttatttttaaattatccGAAAGCAGGACAGGTTTGAGAGTGTGGCCATGGAGCTGCAGGGTGATGCAGGACAGACCTTTGCCAGGTTTGGTGCAGCCATTGCCTCGATAGGAGATATTGATGGGAACAGCTTCAATGATGTAGCAGTCGGTGCTCCTCTGGAAACAGATTCCTCTGGaagtatttacatttacaatggATTCAAAGAGGGGCTTCGGTTTTCACAAGTGGGTTGCAGCATATATTCTtcacattttgaactttattaaTTATATCTGAACTATATTTGGATATATTCTTTTGAACGCACTTTCGTTGGGATGTTTACATGTTTCTGCCCAAAATCATGAGCAGTTATGACCTTTTTTGCGTAGACACAAAATATAGCTCattgttgcatttattttaaaaattaaatggctattttttaaaaatagaccCAAAGATGGTTGTTTAAAAGCCTTTCCCTCTCTGTTTGATTGAagtgttttaatgtaatttgcTGTTTCCTCCCTAGAAAatttcaccctcagattttgGAATGAAACTTGTGCACTTTGGTCAGTCAGTTAGTGGTGTACCTGCTACAACATCAAATAAAGCCTCCATCGCCGTTGGTAGTCAAGGGggagtgtttgtttttgagtgAGTAAAAAAGATTTTGTTAGATTGTTCAAAGTGacaaacgtttttaaaatttgatgtgggtcattccacaaaattgtaaaactaaaataagtttttaaatatccatgaaatggacaccttaaaatgacaagaaatttgtattgtgccatctcagACTATTTTTCTGcctcatgttttggtatttttgtcaaccctgttaccaacaCAAGTGTTACTAGATACTGTGGCTTAATTAGAACTCGTATGCCACTGAATGATATAggcattagctcaataatatacTGAGGGTGACCcggctttaaaattttaattttatagacaatgttaaaaaacacagtCAAACTTAGTcaatgtcatccctgttacccTCATGTCAAAACCTGTTACCCTAAAAAGTAACAGGTTGACAGGAACAAGTTTGAcgatttcaaacaaatttgctaattgctagctactagtcaagttcacaaaagcacatgtacactttgaaaggattttacttgtagatattgattatattaaatgtaagaaatagttgtttaaatttacattttaaaaatggtaacaggattgacattgcatgatgcctcataaatcatcaaaaatagaacattatagAGGAGAGCGAGCTTGCATTTTAAGTGTTGGAATTGAGTTGACAGATGATGTAACCTCCTAGAAATGATGTCAGttgaatgtacattttttacaagGGTTTTTTGGTTAGGGAAACAGGGCTGACATAAAATCAGGAGACACCAATAAAATTATCtgtattttgtagaaaaaaactatacttatgccaaaaacattgcttaacaatgagactatatttagaacaacaggcaaatgtgatttttatatcattttgcctttatttaactgattatttttttagggaCGCAAAAGGCACCGATTTTGTGGAATGTTATAATTCAGTGTACTTTCTGATTTCTTGAATGTTGTTTAAAGTCTATACTGTTTTTTACAGGACTATCCCTGTCATGGTTATCAAACCAGCTATAACTATTACACCGGACGTCATTCCTCTCGATCAACAGGTGCATGAAATATCCAGCAAGTTTGAAATAAAGTTTGGTATATGCTTCAATGTGATTAAAGGAAAACTTGAAAGTAAGTGTTCGGCGTTCAGTGGGGTTTTATGATTCAAAACAATCCTTATGATTAACCACATTTCACTTTCTGTCAGTTTTAGATGAACTTCCTATTCTGTACCAAATTGACTTGGATTCTGGTGCAAACAAAAAGCGTCTCACTGCTGATAGCAAAGATCCCTTAACAGAAACCTTCATCTTGAAACCAGATACAGAGTGCACTTCTGTCAACCTAAAATATTTGGtacattgatttttttgtttggttctTTTTCCGACCCTGCTTGTCCTGTGTTTTAGAAGATAAAACAATACAAGTGAACAGCAAATgatttattgtaaaaatgtcacttTCTTTATGATACTGACTGAGAAGAACTCTGTCTTCCTTTCAGGgctgttttgactgtttttcaTCTATTAAAATCAAGCTGAATTTTTCCTTGAACCTCAACCCAAAAAAGCCCCTACACGAATTCTTGATGCATTTACTCCAACAGAGGTGGTAGAGaaggtaaaatatttttaagcatattCAGAATAAAAAGACTTTACAGTAAACAAAGTCATTTATTACCTTTTGTTCACTACAGTTAGAAAAATggagattttgaaaaatgtttttaaataagtttcttgTGCTtgtcaaggctgcatttgtttgacagtaaaaacactaatattatgaaataaaatttcaaataaaaaaaaataattttctgtttgaatatattgtaaaataaaatgtattcctgtgatgcaaagctgaattttcagcatcattactctagtcttcacattcagaaatcattctaatatgctgatttgtggacaaatttttcctcagaatactttaatgaaaagaaatttaaaaaagaagagCGTTTACTTGAAATAGcaaacatttgtaacattataaatgtcttcactgtcacttttgatcaatttaatgcatctttgctaaataaaatgtaatttttaaaaatcttatccAGCATCTAGTCATTATacatattgtgaaatgttttattaactGACTTtctgtaataacatttaaaatgatcatctttttgtcttttttagatTTCCTTTAAAAAGGATTGCACAGATTGTAAACCAGAAATTACATTATCTGATTCAAAAATTAGGTATGTACTAATGAAACTCAATTTTAAAAGGGACCCATTGGTCCCCAGCTACatcatttttgaaagaaatgtaaaaatttagttctgtgtttttgtaactaaaataatttatattccAGTGAAACTTTGATCATAATCGGAGAAACTCAAAGCTTGAATCTCAACATCAATCTTGTAAACACTCAAGACCCTTCCTATATGACCACCCTGACTTTGACCTTCCCCAGCATACTCAGTCAGAGGGTAAAAAACATGACCTCATCTTCAAAAGCCTATTACATCCACAGTTGATACATTTAGTAGATACATGACAACCTGGTTTACTGTCTCATTTACAGAAAATAGAAGGTGCCACCTGTCCCGTGAAGAACGACAATCAGATAGAGTGTAATCTTCAACACCCCATTTTCAAAAGAGGCGCACAGGTACGAATACATCACACATCTTTGAAACAATAGAACTCTGATCTCATTTGCACATCATTTTTcagtaatgaaaaatatatatttttttcttccagaCCAACCTTTTCATCTCATGGCAGATCAACAATGTAAAATCTGAGTTGAAGAATTCTGAGATTATTGCTAATCTAACCAGGTTTGAGAGCTCCAAACTTTTTACACAGCGAAAAGAATCTGGTGTAGAAacaattagtgctgtcaaaattagtgcgttaaaggagaagtccacttctataacaaaaactgacagataatgtactcgcccccttgtcatccaagatgttcatgtctttcattcttcagtcataaagaaattatgttttttgaagaaaacatttcaggatttttctccatataatggcctgatatggtgccccgagtttgaacttccaaaatgcagtttaaatgcagcttcaaatgatcccaaatgcggttgtaaatgatcccagccgagaaggaagggtcttgtctagcaaaacgatctgttattttcataaaaacaatgtataaaatttatatactttttaatgtcaaacgctcgtctagtcttgctctgcctgaactctgtttttgttctggttcatgacagttagtgtatgtcggaaaactcccattgcatgttctccctcaacttcagaatttTCCTATAtcattgttttatctttttcgttaagggtgtttgatcttctttgcatgttcactttgcaaagactgggtctgtacttctgcagtgatgtaggaggattttaaaattatttttgaagttgagagagaaaatacaattgaagttttttgacataccttgACTGTCTTAAACCACAATacaggaagagcaagacaagacaagcgtttgagattaaaaagtatttaaactgtttacaaccgcatttgggattgtttgaagccgcatttaaactgcattttggaagttcaaaatcggggcaccatagaagtccattatatggagaaaaatgctgaaatgttttcctcaaaaaacacaatttctttacgactgaagaaagaaagacatgaacatcttggatgacaagggggtgagtacattatttgtaaatgtttggccaccccactcacaactgctgcttctgtctccGCAAATGAGCATGTGTGTCAGATCACGTTTAGCAGTGGTaactcttaaagtaatagcagccaaataaacgaataacccagctgctgtgatgtctgttaatcaaagagaacagaagaaaaaagaggaaatcaatcaatcaaacttTTGTAGCTGTAGGGATTCAtctatatttgatttattatttagtgtttgataactttattcaatttctgtatatttccaaCTTGTTGAATGGTAGAGGTAAATAATGGGTATAcctgaagattgttttaagttaaattagaagttatttttaaagtctaataaatgttaaattatactgtgatgttgaatggctatagtcaatggttaaatattagaaaaaaaagcataatttcctAGAGATATCAGtgttggtatcagtgatactcaccttcagtcataaaaaaattaacaaatatttaaaatataatgcctTTATGTTATTTCTACAtcaatttgaagattgaatgtgaaatttttgcaatataaaagtctgtttaaaaacttttaatgttaagtgggattaatcacaattaattttggggaaaaatgtgtgaataattacttatctttttaattaacagcactataaactaattttatttagaaattgctagtaaagtTCTCAATTAATTACAGAGAAATGTCAAGtgacacatttaattaaatgtgaaattttgaagtaaataGTACTTTCTTATAAAAATGTGCTCCTATAATcgttttctttacaaatcatttttacagtgtataaaaatcatgtatttttaaaacattttctttggtTTTAGTCAGAATTCTGGCTCTGAAATTCTGGACTTTAAAGAATATGCGTTTGATGTGATGTATTCGCTGCCAATCCAGCTAACTGGGTAGGTGCACAAACAACCTGATAAGTATTTTACAtctgtattttgtaatatttaagcatatttatgattattattatcattatttgttTCTCAAAAACAGTACAGCCTCCCCAAACAGACTTCGTATTGAAGAAGGGGAAAAAGGAGCGACTCCACCGTTGAATTTTTCGTTTCAGGTACATGATATAAAGATCTAATCACACAAAATAATCaactaaatatgttttttatatttatattatacattaaatattgtattCTGATTTAGTTTGCAGGTGAAAATAAGTATGGCGCTGCAATCAATGTAGTTGTAAACATAACAAAGAACACCTTGAAAACTGATTTGAAGATCATTAGTGTCGAACCAAAAGAGGTACCACATGAATTACAATATTTAGTTCACAGAATGACAGCATGAAAGCTTTCAAACTAACATTTATTACTCCTTTCATAGGAGTGTGATTTTCAAGAAAATACTAAAGAGGTAAGATATTACCCTG
Proteins encoded in this region:
- the itgae.2 gene encoding LOW QUALITY PROTEIN: integrin alpha-E (The sequence of the model RefSeq protein was modified relative to this genomic sequence to represent the inferred CDS: inserted 1 base in 1 codon) encodes the protein MYRGLLFMIVIWSVTGFNIHITPVKNFTNDDPLFGQIIIQSKDGVFVPSPKTGKLFRCTLENECNEVNSDDKKPTGLRPVASVSSLTSSKKEQLVMMCNQVRVKKSVTEDLNGDCKLMNDAGKVIEKPNLEKLNSNNNNHYYQGGRIDKVKRRRRRDAQLDSDTDEDEDDDAGTEIAFVLDGSGSIHADDFQRAKDFMYNVMSNVWNTCFDCNFAIVQYGSRIRTELSLLDNENGARSLQKVKEIQQIFNLTKTASAIHHVLTDTFLPENGSKINSKKIIIVMSDGEILGDPMNLTDVLNMPQMKGVTRYSIGVGDGILTKPKAIQEMKDIADRGKFYNVSSYAALDDILSSLQQSLVGIEGTQQGAGFHFQLSEAGFSSHFMQDNSYLFGAVGAYDWSGGVILQSDKTVKFLNDSNNGPKFSYLGYSVTSASVNQGKTLYISGAPRYNLTGGVFIFDDSEHKYVLHGDQVGSYFGSVLCALDIDRDKYTDYLLVGAPHFHRNGEEGKVLVYRFNQDRFESVAMELQGDAGQTFARFGAAIASIGDIDGNSFNDVAVGAPLETDSSGSIYIYNGFKEGLRFSQKISPSDFGMKLVHFGQSVSGVPATTSNKASIAVGSQGGVFVFETIPVMVIKPAITITPDVIPLDQQVHEISSKFEIKFGICFNVIKGKLEILDELPILYQIDLDSGANKKRLTADSKDPLTETFILKPDTECTSVNLKYLGCFDCFSSIKIKLNFSLNLNXKKAPTRILDAFTPTEVVEKISFKKDCTDCKPEITLSDSKISETLIIIGETQSLNLNINLVNTQDPSYMTTLTLTFPSILSQRKIEGATCPVKNDNQIECNLQHPIFKRGAQTNLFISWQINNVKSELKNSEIIANLTSQNSGSEILDFKEYAFDVMYSLPIQLTGTASPNRLRIEEGEKGATPPLNFSFQFAGENKYGAAINVVVNITKNTLKTDLKIISVEPKEECDFQENTKEGSNTINCTMTKLQEILIITKVSIHDVQGKSDKITAVGTYSFDEKVYAAKNTSRTIPVEVIISKLQVTTSTGPIIGGSIGGFLLLFIIIIVLIKCGFFRRRRKLDQVQSPN